Proteins encoded by one window of Yersinia massiliensis:
- the xerD gene encoding site-specific tyrosine recombinase XerD, translating into MQQQNNPLIEQFLDALWLERNLAENTLASYRLDLHALTGWLEHHGSDLMRAGSQDLQSFLAERVEGGYKATSSARLLSAMRRLFQYLYREKLRDDDPTALLSSPKLPQRLPKDLSEAQVDALLNSPNIDIPLELRDKAMLEVLYATGLRVSELVGLTISDVSLRQGVVRVIGKGNKERLVPLGEEAVYWIENYMEHGRPWLINGQSLDVLFPSNRCQQMTRQTFWHRIKHYAILAGIDSERLSPHVLRHAFATHLLNHGADLRVVQMLLGHSDLSTTQIYTHVATERLKQLHQQHHPRA; encoded by the coding sequence ATGCAGCAGCAAAATAATCCCCTGATTGAACAGTTTCTAGATGCGCTGTGGCTGGAGCGGAATTTGGCAGAAAATACACTGGCCTCATACCGTTTGGATTTACATGCATTAACCGGATGGCTGGAACACCACGGCAGTGATTTAATGCGCGCCGGTTCGCAGGACTTGCAATCTTTCCTTGCTGAGCGTGTTGAGGGTGGATATAAAGCCACCAGTTCTGCTCGTTTACTGAGTGCGATGCGGCGGTTATTTCAATATTTATATCGCGAAAAATTACGCGATGATGACCCAACTGCGCTGCTGTCATCCCCTAAACTGCCGCAGCGTTTACCGAAAGATTTAAGTGAAGCACAGGTTGATGCGTTGCTTAACTCCCCCAATATTGATATCCCGCTGGAATTGCGTGATAAAGCGATGCTAGAAGTACTCTATGCTACTGGTTTGCGGGTATCTGAACTGGTTGGCCTGACCATCAGCGACGTGAGTCTGCGCCAAGGTGTCGTGCGGGTTATCGGTAAAGGCAATAAAGAGCGGCTCGTGCCTTTGGGCGAAGAAGCCGTTTATTGGATTGAGAATTATATGGAACACGGGCGACCGTGGCTAATCAATGGTCAGTCGCTGGATGTGCTCTTCCCCAGCAACCGCTGCCAACAAATGACCCGCCAGACTTTCTGGCATCGCATCAAACACTATGCGATCCTTGCGGGTATAGATAGTGAACGGCTTTCACCCCACGTATTGCGGCATGCTTTTGCCACGCACCTGTTGAATCATGGTGCGGACCTACGTGTGGTACAAATGTTATTGGGCCACAGTGATCTGTCGACGACCCAAATATATACCCATGTAGCCACTGAACGTTTGAAGCAGCTACATCAACAGCATCATCCGCGCGCTTAA
- the fldB gene encoding flavodoxin FldB — MKIGLFYGSSTCYTEMVAEKIRDILGEDLVDLHNLKDVSPRVMEEYSILILGIPTWDFGELQEDWEAVWPQLTQLDLKGKIVAMYGMGDQFGYSEWFLDALGMLHDHIAPLGVKFIGFWPTEGFEFTSPKPLSADGEHFVGLALDEVNQYDLSEARIEQWCEQILLEMDALL, encoded by the coding sequence ATGAAGATTGGTCTCTTTTACGGCTCCAGCACCTGTTACACCGAGATGGTGGCAGAAAAAATCCGCGATATTCTCGGTGAAGATTTGGTCGACCTCCACAATCTGAAGGATGTCAGTCCCCGCGTGATGGAAGAGTATTCCATCCTAATTTTGGGGATACCGACTTGGGATTTCGGCGAATTGCAGGAGGATTGGGAAGCCGTTTGGCCGCAATTAACGCAGCTTGATCTTAAGGGAAAGATTGTTGCCATGTATGGCATGGGTGATCAATTCGGTTATAGCGAATGGTTTTTAGATGCCCTTGGCATGCTACATGACCATATTGCCCCGCTGGGTGTGAAATTTATTGGTTTTTGGCCCACCGAGGGATTTGAATTTACCAGTCCGAAGCCCCTTAGCGCTGATGGCGAGCACTTTGTCGGTTTGGCACTCGATGAGGTCAATCAGTACGATTTAAGTGAGGCGCGGATTGAGCAATGGTGTGAGCAGATTCTGTTAGAAATGGATGCGCTGCTTTAG
- the lysS gene encoding lysine--tRNA ligase, whose amino-acid sequence MSEQKTQVADQTQELNSELQARREKLAALREKGIAFPNDFRREHLSDQLHAEYGSKENEELEALNIEVTVAGRMMTRRIMGKASFVTLQDVGGRIQLYVSRDDLPEGVYNEEFKKWDLGDILGARGKLFKTKTGELSIHCSELRLLTKALRPLPDKFHGLADQETRYRQRYLDLIANDESRHTFKVRSQVMSGIRSFMVEKGFMEVETPMMQVIPGGASARPFVTHHNALDIDMYLRIAPELYLKRLVVGGFERVFEINRNFRNEGVSPRHNPEFTMMELYMAYADYKDLIVLTEELFRTLTETILGSSVVQYGEQTFDFGKPFAKLTMKEAICKYRPETNVADLDDMDKAVAIAESLGVKVEKSWGLGRVQCEIFEETAESHLIQPTFITEYPAEVSPLARRNDDNPFITDRFEFFIGGREIGNGFSELNDAEDQAQRFADQVSAKEAGDDEAMFFDEDYVTALEHGLPPTAGLGIGIDRMVMLFTNSHTIRDVILFPAMRPVK is encoded by the coding sequence ATGTCAGAGCAAAAAACGCAAGTCGCTGACCAAACGCAAGAACTCAACAGTGAGTTACAAGCTCGTCGGGAAAAACTGGCTGCGCTGCGGGAGAAGGGTATTGCATTCCCTAATGATTTCCGCCGTGAGCACCTTTCTGACCAGTTGCATGCTGAGTACGGCAGCAAAGAAAACGAAGAATTAGAAGCGCTGAATATTGAAGTGACCGTTGCTGGTCGAATGATGACTCGCCGTATCATGGGTAAAGCCTCATTCGTCACGCTGCAAGATGTCGGTGGTCGTATTCAGTTGTACGTTTCCCGTGATGACCTCCCGGAAGGCGTTTATAACGAAGAATTCAAAAAGTGGGATTTGGGCGATATTCTGGGTGCACGCGGTAAGTTGTTTAAAACCAAAACCGGTGAGCTGTCTATCCATTGTAGCGAACTGCGTTTGCTGACCAAAGCACTGCGTCCGCTGCCAGATAAGTTCCACGGTCTGGCCGATCAGGAAACTCGCTACCGTCAACGCTATCTGGATTTGATCGCGAATGACGAATCTCGCCATACCTTCAAAGTTCGCTCACAAGTGATGTCTGGCATCCGTAGCTTCATGGTGGAAAAAGGCTTCATGGAAGTCGAAACCCCAATGATGCAGGTGATTCCTGGCGGCGCTTCTGCACGTCCGTTTGTCACGCATCATAATGCGCTGGATATCGATATGTATTTGCGTATCGCGCCAGAACTGTATTTGAAACGTCTGGTGGTGGGTGGTTTTGAACGCGTGTTTGAAATCAACCGTAACTTCCGTAATGAAGGTGTTTCACCGCGCCATAACCCTGAGTTCACCATGATGGAACTCTATATGGCTTATGCGGATTACAAAGATCTGATCGTGTTGACCGAAGAGTTGTTCCGCACGTTGACCGAAACTATTCTGGGCAGCAGTGTGGTGCAGTATGGTGAGCAGACGTTTGATTTTGGTAAGCCGTTCGCCAAATTAACGATGAAAGAAGCCATCTGCAAATATCGCCCTGAAACCAACGTTGCGGATTTGGACGATATGGACAAAGCCGTGGCGATTGCGGAGTCATTAGGTGTCAAGGTTGAGAAAAGCTGGGGCTTGGGCCGCGTTCAATGCGAGATCTTCGAAGAGACAGCAGAGAGTCATTTGATTCAGCCAACCTTCATCACCGAATACCCAGCAGAAGTCTCCCCGTTGGCACGTCGTAACGATGACAATCCATTTATCACTGACCGCTTCGAATTCTTCATCGGTGGCCGTGAGATTGGTAATGGCTTCTCTGAGCTCAATGATGCCGAAGACCAAGCGCAGCGTTTCGCTGATCAAGTTAGCGCCAAAGAAGCAGGCGATGATGAAGCAATGTTCTTCGATGAAGATTACGTCACCGCATTGGAACATGGCTTGCCACCGACTGCTGGCCTAGGGATTGGTATTGACCGTATGGTGATGTTGTTCACCAACAGCCATACCATCCGCGACGTTATCTTGTTCCCAGCCATGCGCCCAGTTAAGTAA
- the creC gene encoding two-component system sensor histidine kinase CreC, whose product MKIGIRLLLGYFLIVAIAGYFVIRIFVQEVKPGVRRATEGTLVDTATLLAQFARQDMLQDKVAGGQLAQAFASLNLRPIGANIEGIRKDRNEYRVYLTDANGQVIFDSSGKAVGQDYSRWNDVWLTLRGEYGARSSRTDPNDEQSSVMYVAAPVMVDNKIMGVLSVGKPNISMAPVIKRSERKILLAGGVLLGIALLIGLGFVWWINRAIGKLVNYAEQVAQGQPAALPAMGSSELNDLAQALESMRLKLDGKAYIEQYVHTLTHELKSPLAAITGAAELLRESPPPATAQRFLLNIEQQSARIQQLVDKMLIQARLESRVDLQLSPLEISPILQQAFNGKEAQAVSRGIDLRFLGADSAMITGDALLLSQALSNLIDNALDFTPEGGEVTLHGERRANDYAITVEDSGSGIPEYAQARIFDRFYSLPRANTPKSTGLGLNFVREVAAIHRGTISLENRQPQGVTARLMLPRDNV is encoded by the coding sequence ATGAAAATCGGTATCCGACTGTTGCTAGGCTATTTTCTGATCGTGGCTATTGCGGGTTACTTTGTGATTCGCATTTTTGTGCAGGAAGTTAAACCGGGTGTGCGGCGAGCTACCGAAGGCACATTGGTGGATACCGCGACCTTATTGGCCCAGTTTGCTCGGCAGGACATGTTGCAAGACAAGGTTGCAGGCGGCCAGTTAGCACAAGCCTTTGCATCGCTGAATTTACGGCCGATCGGGGCCAATATTGAAGGTATTCGCAAGGATCGTAACGAATATCGGGTCTATCTAACCGATGCTAATGGGCAAGTCATTTTTGATTCCTCCGGCAAAGCGGTGGGGCAAGATTATTCACGCTGGAATGACGTATGGTTAACGCTGCGCGGCGAATATGGCGCGCGCAGTAGCCGCACTGACCCCAATGATGAGCAAAGTTCGGTGATGTATGTCGCCGCGCCGGTCATGGTTGATAATAAAATTATGGGTGTGCTTAGCGTAGGGAAACCCAATATATCGATGGCACCGGTCATCAAACGCAGTGAACGTAAAATCTTGTTAGCTGGCGGCGTGTTATTGGGTATTGCGCTATTAATCGGGTTGGGCTTTGTTTGGTGGATCAACCGTGCAATCGGTAAATTGGTCAACTATGCCGAACAAGTCGCACAGGGACAGCCCGCCGCGTTACCGGCAATGGGGAGCAGCGAGCTCAATGACTTGGCGCAGGCATTAGAAAGCATGCGTCTGAAATTGGACGGTAAAGCCTATATCGAACAATACGTTCACACGTTAACTCATGAACTGAAAAGCCCGTTGGCGGCCATTACCGGCGCGGCTGAGTTATTGCGGGAGTCCCCGCCGCCGGCCACGGCCCAGCGTTTTCTGCTCAATATTGAGCAGCAAAGTGCGCGTATCCAACAGTTAGTCGATAAAATGCTGATTCAGGCACGGTTAGAGAGCCGAGTCGACCTGCAACTTTCCCCGTTGGAGATCAGTCCGATATTGCAGCAAGCCTTTAATGGCAAAGAGGCTCAGGCGGTCAGCCGTGGTATTGACTTGCGCTTTTTGGGCGCAGATAGCGCGATGATAACGGGTGATGCCTTATTGCTGAGTCAAGCACTGAGTAATCTTATTGATAATGCACTGGATTTTACGCCTGAAGGGGGCGAAGTGACATTGCACGGTGAGCGGCGAGCGAATGACTATGCCATTACGGTTGAAGACAGTGGCAGTGGTATTCCCGAATATGCCCAAGCGCGGATCTTTGACCGTTTTTATTCACTGCCCAGAGCCAACACCCCTAAAAGCACGGGGCTGGGGCTAAATTTTGTTCGCGAGGTCGCGGCAATTCATCGAGGCACTATTTCGCTGGAAAACCGCCAGCCACAAGGCGTAACCGCCCGCTTGATGTTACCGCGAGATAATGTTTAA
- the prfB gene encoding peptide chain release factor 2 (programmed frameshift), whose protein sequence is MFEINPVKNRIQDLSERTAVLRGYLDYDAKKERLEEVNAELEQPDVWNEPERAQALGKERSALEEIVTTIDQLDQGMEDVTGLLELAIEADDEETFNEAVAELDILDGKLGQLEFRRMFSGEYDSANCYLDLQAGSGGTEAQDWCSMLLRMYLRWAESKGFKTEIIEESDGDVAGLKSATIKIIGEYAFGWLRTETGVHRLVRKSPFDSGGRRHTSFSSAFVYPEVDDDIDIEINPADLRIDVYRASGAGGQHVNKTESAVRITHIPTNIVTQCQNDRSQHKNKDQAMKQLKAKLYEFEMQKKNADKQILEDNKSDIGWGSQIRSYVLDDSRIKDLRTGVETRNTQAVLDGDLDRFIEASLKAGL, encoded by the exons ATGTTTGAAATAAACCCGGTAAAAAACCGAATTCAGGATCTGTCTGAGCGTACTGCCGTTCTTAGGGGGTATCTT GACTATGATGCCAAGAAAGAGCGACTGGAAGAAGTAAACGCCGAGCTAGAACAGCCCGACGTCTGGAATGAACCTGAGCGCGCGCAAGCGCTGGGTAAAGAGCGTTCTGCACTCGAAGAAATCGTCACCACCATTGATCAATTGGATCAAGGCATGGAAGACGTGACAGGCTTGCTAGAATTGGCGATTGAAGCTGACGACGAAGAGACGTTTAACGAAGCTGTTGCTGAGTTAGATATCCTTGATGGCAAGCTGGGCCAGCTTGAATTCCGCCGTATGTTCTCTGGTGAATACGATAGCGCCAACTGCTATCTGGATCTGCAAGCCGGTTCAGGTGGTACTGAAGCTCAGGATTGGTGCAGTATGCTACTGCGTATGTATCTGCGTTGGGCTGAATCCAAGGGTTTCAAAACTGAAATCATTGAAGAGTCGGATGGTGATGTAGCGGGCTTGAAGTCTGCCACCATTAAAATTATTGGTGAGTACGCGTTTGGCTGGTTACGTACTGAAACTGGCGTACATCGCCTGGTTCGTAAAAGCCCGTTTGACTCAGGCGGCCGCCGTCATACCTCTTTCAGTTCTGCCTTTGTCTATCCTGAAGTGGACGACGATATTGATATCGAAATCAATCCGGCAGACTTACGTATTGACGTTTATCGCGCATCTGGCGCGGGTGGTCAGCACGTCAACAAAACGGAATCTGCGGTACGTATCACCCATATTCCAACCAATATTGTGACTCAATGCCAGAATGACCGTTCTCAGCATAAAAACAAAGATCAAGCCATGAAGCAGCTGAAAGCGAAGCTGTATGAGTTTGAGATGCAAAAGAAAAATGCTGATAAACAGATTCTGGAAGACAACAAGTCCGATATCGGTTGGGGCAGCCAGATCCGTTCTTATGTACTGGATGACTCCCGTATCAAAGATTTGCGTACCGGCGTGGAAACACGTAACACGCAAGCGGTATTGGATGGTGATCTGGATAGATTCATCGAAGCAAGTTTGAAAGCCGGGTTATAA
- the creD gene encoding cell envelope integrity protein CreD encodes MFKSVLFWKIATLLGLILLMMIPKEMLLNVIDERSGYRQSVIDKVSDSTSRAQKILGPLIVVPYSEWVETEVDGKKQGRRVYHHRYLLPEVMTVKGAPNVDVRQLGIYKAQVYQGEFYFHGQFEPSSLDDLAREGVIIGAPSLVLALSDSRGIQQISPLTLGSEKMNFEPGAFMGRGGAQGVHVPLTLAQIQQGKFDIDFKLTLIGTNSLSVVPVGRNSELTLQSNWPHPNFIGEFLPMQRKVDENGFRAHWSSNWLANSMNINFASDNSRLDFNDLPAFNTSLIEPVDHYQLTARAIKYAILFIGLTFFSFFLFESLTSLRVHPIQYLLVGAALVLFYLMLLAFAEHLGFTLAYIIASLSCSALIAIYLSAVLGGWLRGMCFAAGLLLLYGVLYGLLQSEDNALLLGAGLLFIVLAAVMILTRQLDWYQVASAQRLTGTQSRETTVPETAGEEMSIDPIPAGGGSQDKFRLWK; translated from the coding sequence ATGTTTAAATCCGTTCTGTTTTGGAAAATAGCCACATTGCTGGGCTTAATTTTGTTGATGATGATCCCCAAAGAGATGTTGTTGAATGTTATCGACGAGCGTAGCGGCTATCGCCAAAGTGTGATTGATAAAGTTAGCGATAGCACCAGCCGAGCGCAGAAAATTCTAGGCCCATTAATTGTGGTGCCTTATAGCGAATGGGTGGAAACCGAAGTTGACGGCAAAAAACAGGGGCGGCGTGTCTATCATCACCGCTATTTATTGCCTGAAGTCATGACCGTCAAAGGTGCGCCAAATGTTGATGTTCGCCAACTTGGGATTTATAAAGCTCAGGTATATCAGGGTGAATTCTATTTTCATGGTCAATTCGAGCCTTCATCACTAGATGATTTGGCACGCGAAGGCGTCATTATTGGGGCACCATCGCTAGTATTGGCATTAAGTGATTCGCGGGGCATTCAGCAGATTTCGCCACTGACGTTGGGCAGTGAAAAAATGAACTTTGAACCTGGGGCGTTTATGGGGAGAGGTGGCGCGCAAGGAGTTCATGTGCCGCTGACTTTGGCGCAGATCCAGCAGGGTAAATTTGATATTGATTTTAAGTTGACCCTGATTGGTACCAACAGCCTTTCAGTCGTCCCTGTTGGGCGTAACAGCGAACTGACGTTACAGAGTAACTGGCCACATCCTAACTTTATCGGCGAATTCCTGCCGATGCAGCGCAAAGTTGATGAAAATGGTTTTCGTGCCCATTGGAGTAGTAACTGGCTGGCTAACAGCATGAATATCAATTTTGCGAGCGATAACTCCCGCCTTGATTTCAATGATTTACCAGCGTTTAACACCAGTCTCATTGAGCCAGTTGACCATTATCAACTGACGGCAAGGGCGATCAAATATGCCATTTTGTTTATCGGCCTGACATTTTTCAGTTTCTTCCTGTTTGAAAGCTTAACGTCACTGCGCGTCCATCCGATTCAATATCTGTTGGTTGGCGCGGCGTTAGTCTTGTTCTATCTGATGTTATTGGCGTTCGCTGAGCATCTTGGTTTCACGCTGGCGTATATCATCGCTAGCCTGAGTTGTAGCGCTTTGATTGCCATTTATCTGAGTGCTGTATTGGGTGGGTGGTTGCGGGGCATGTGTTTTGCAGCGGGGTTATTACTGCTTTACGGCGTGTTGTATGGTTTGCTGCAATCAGAAGACAATGCGCTGTTACTGGGGGCTGGGTTGCTGTTTATCGTTCTGGCGGCTGTCATGATCCTGACTCGCCAATTGGACTGGTATCAGGTGGCTTCAGCGCAACGTTTGACCGGGACACAAAGCCGCGAAACAACGGTGCCAGAAACGGCTGGGGAAGAAATGTCGATAGACCCAATTCCCGCAGGCGGCGGTTCACAAGATAAATTCCGTTTGTGGAAGTAA
- the dsbC gene encoding bifunctional protein-disulfide isomerase/oxidoreductase DsbC, whose product MKKSLLLLPMLIAALTGLAHADETAIQQTLKKLDIQHADIQPSPIPGLSTVMTESGVLYMSADGKHLLQGPLYDVSGTQPVNVTNQSLVKRMEALSSEMIVYKAPQEKHVVTVFTDITCGYCHKLHEQMKDYNALGITVRYLAFPRQGLSSQAEKDMRSIWCMADRNKAFDEAMKGTEISPATCKTDISKHYQLGVQFGIQGTPAIVLQNGTVVPGYMEPKEMLQVLNKHQASSKAAD is encoded by the coding sequence ATGAAAAAAAGTTTATTACTGTTGCCGATGTTAATCGCGGCCCTCACTGGTTTGGCTCATGCTGACGAAACCGCTATCCAGCAAACACTGAAAAAATTAGATATTCAGCATGCGGATATCCAACCATCGCCGATCCCCGGTTTAAGTACGGTAATGACTGAAAGTGGCGTGCTCTATATGTCTGCCGACGGTAAGCACCTGTTGCAAGGGCCGTTGTATGACGTTAGTGGTACCCAGCCTGTTAATGTGACCAATCAATCGTTAGTGAAAAGAATGGAAGCATTGAGCAGCGAAATGATTGTGTACAAAGCGCCGCAGGAAAAGCATGTGGTGACGGTGTTTACTGACATTACCTGTGGCTACTGCCATAAATTACATGAGCAGATGAAAGACTATAACGCACTGGGGATTACCGTGCGCTACCTAGCTTTCCCACGTCAGGGGCTAAGTTCTCAAGCAGAGAAAGACATGCGTTCCATCTGGTGTATGGCTGATCGTAACAAAGCATTCGATGAAGCGATGAAAGGTACTGAGATCTCGCCAGCGACCTGCAAAACGGATATCAGCAAGCATTACCAGCTAGGTGTGCAGTTTGGTATTCAAGGAACACCAGCTATTGTGCTGCAAAATGGCACCGTTGTTCCGGGGTATATGGAACCCAAAGAGATGTTACAGGTGCTGAATAAGCATCAGGCTTCCTCAAAAGCAGCGGATTAA
- a CDS encoding Fic family protein: protein MPNFNHYDLVLLNPSFDSPLVDALTELELLRHLRIETAVHPLLFAQLKSIFHMLESLGSARIEGNHTTLADYVESKVEGAEDSTDQLKEIGNIEHAMNFIDEHLHAGGDITEYFVRELHAMTVNGLEREGDKTPGAYRSHGVSIAQSTHLPPEFIHVPTYMQELVEFMNRADAPKYDLMKVALAHHRFGWIHPFGNGNGRTVRLLTYSLLIKYGFNVKTSGRVLNPTAVFCNDRERYYSMLAEADTGAVEGLEQWCLYVLTGISAELKKVDKLSNYHFLNSKILYPALEYSKGRGVINEAESKILKRTFSQGAVKANDLKEVLPGLKSAQITYQIGKLVDRGLLQPVEVGSRIYTAGFSKSDLMRGVIHALRKEGFIPDF, encoded by the coding sequence ATGCCTAACTTTAATCACTATGATTTAGTACTGTTAAACCCTAGCTTCGACTCGCCACTGGTTGATGCGTTGACCGAGCTTGAGTTACTGAGACACCTGCGCATTGAAACCGCCGTGCATCCTCTGTTATTTGCCCAACTAAAAAGTATTTTTCATATGCTAGAAAGCTTGGGATCAGCAAGAATCGAAGGTAACCATACAACGTTAGCCGATTACGTTGAAAGTAAAGTTGAAGGGGCTGAGGACTCCACGGATCAATTGAAAGAGATTGGTAACATTGAACATGCCATGAACTTTATTGACGAGCATCTGCATGCTGGTGGAGATATCACGGAGTATTTTGTCCGAGAACTGCATGCCATGACGGTAAATGGGCTTGAGCGGGAAGGGGATAAAACGCCGGGTGCCTATCGTAGTCACGGGGTGAGTATTGCTCAATCAACTCATTTGCCGCCTGAATTCATCCATGTTCCGACTTATATGCAGGAATTGGTCGAGTTTATGAATCGCGCAGACGCGCCAAAATATGATCTGATGAAAGTGGCTCTCGCACATCACCGTTTTGGCTGGATTCATCCATTTGGTAATGGCAATGGTAGAACGGTTCGCCTGCTGACTTATTCTTTGCTAATTAAGTACGGCTTTAATGTGAAAACCAGTGGGCGGGTGTTAAACCCAACAGCGGTTTTTTGTAATGATCGTGAGCGCTATTACTCGATGCTGGCTGAAGCGGATACGGGTGCTGTTGAGGGGCTAGAGCAATGGTGCCTATATGTTCTTACCGGTATATCGGCGGAGTTAAAGAAAGTCGATAAGCTCTCGAATTATCACTTTTTAAACTCAAAAATTCTTTATCCCGCGCTCGAGTATTCCAAAGGACGGGGTGTAATCAATGAGGCGGAATCTAAAATTCTTAAGCGAACCTTTAGCCAAGGGGCGGTAAAAGCTAATGATTTAAAAGAGGTTTTGCCGGGATTGAAGTCGGCTCAAATTACCTATCAGATTGGTAAGTTAGTTGATCGTGGCCTTTTACAACCAGTTGAAGTGGGATCACGAATTTATACCGCCGGTTTTTCGAAATCAGATCTGATGCGTGGTGTCATTCATGCTTTGCGAAAAGAGGGGTTTATTCCCGATTTTTGA
- the recJ gene encoding single-stranded-DNA-specific exonuclease RecJ — protein sequence MTLKTQLRRREEVDGSHLPEQLHPLLRRLYASRGVTSSEELERGVKGLLAWQQLDGIDAGVTLLQQALADRRRIVIVGDFDADGATSTALAVLALRSMGGSNIDYLVPNRFDDGYGLSPEVVEQVAALGAELIVTVDNGISSHAGVDLAHAKGIQVLVTDHHLPGETLPAAEAIINPNLAGCDFLSKSLAGVGVTFYLMLALRTRLRDSGWFEQRALAVPNLAELLDLVALGTVADVVPLDANNRILVHQGLSRIRAGKCRPGIRALLEVANRDARQLAANDLGFSLGPRLNAAGRLDDMSIGVALLLSDDIAQARALAIDLDSLNQTRREIEQGMQVEALQLCDQLERTSTELPYGIAMYHPEWHQGVVGILASRIKERFHRPVIAFAPAGEGLLKGSGRSVAGLHMRDALERLDTLNPGLILKFGGHAMAAGLSLEQDKFDEFRQCFADLVGEWMDASQLEGVVWSDGELKGNDLSIETAELLRDGGPWGQSFPEPTFDGRFRILQQRLVGERHLKLMVEPLDGGPLLDGIAFNIDTTLWPDSSVREVKLAYKLDINEFRGNRSVQLLIQHLWPY from the coding sequence GTGACATTGAAAACTCAACTTCGTCGTCGTGAAGAAGTGGATGGCAGCCATTTGCCTGAACAATTGCATCCTCTGTTACGCCGCCTTTATGCCAGCCGTGGTGTGACAAGTTCAGAAGAACTAGAGCGCGGTGTCAAGGGGCTGCTGGCATGGCAGCAACTCGACGGCATTGATGCGGGTGTCACCCTATTGCAACAGGCTCTGGCTGATCGTCGGCGCATCGTGATCGTCGGCGATTTTGATGCTGATGGTGCGACCAGCACGGCACTGGCCGTGCTGGCGTTGCGCAGCATGGGTGGCAGTAATATTGATTACTTAGTGCCAAATCGTTTTGACGATGGCTACGGGCTTAGCCCTGAAGTCGTCGAGCAAGTTGCCGCCCTTGGCGCGGAACTGATTGTCACGGTAGATAACGGTATTTCCTCCCACGCAGGGGTGGACTTGGCACATGCCAAGGGCATTCAAGTGCTGGTTACCGATCATCATTTACCCGGTGAAACGCTGCCCGCGGCTGAGGCCATCATTAACCCCAATTTAGCCGGTTGCGATTTTCTGTCTAAATCTCTCGCGGGGGTTGGTGTCACTTTTTATCTGATGTTGGCATTACGTACTCGCCTCAGAGATAGTGGCTGGTTTGAGCAACGTGCGCTAGCTGTCCCCAATTTAGCGGAATTGCTGGATTTAGTTGCATTGGGCACTGTCGCCGATGTGGTGCCACTGGATGCCAATAATCGCATATTGGTACATCAAGGTCTTAGCCGTATTCGTGCAGGGAAATGCCGCCCAGGGATCCGCGCATTACTGGAAGTGGCGAACCGTGACGCCAGACAGTTAGCCGCCAATGACTTGGGCTTTTCTCTCGGCCCCAGACTGAATGCAGCAGGGCGTTTGGATGATATGTCTATTGGGGTGGCGCTGTTGCTCAGTGACGACATTGCGCAGGCTCGCGCACTGGCAATCGATCTTGATAGCCTCAATCAGACTCGCCGCGAGATAGAGCAAGGTATGCAGGTCGAAGCCCTGCAACTGTGTGACCAACTGGAGCGCACCAGTACTGAGTTACCTTACGGTATCGCGATGTATCACCCCGAGTGGCATCAAGGTGTGGTGGGTATTTTAGCCTCACGGATTAAAGAACGTTTTCATCGGCCCGTGATTGCATTTGCCCCTGCAGGAGAGGGTTTACTAAAAGGCTCAGGACGCAGCGTAGCGGGGTTACATATGCGTGATGCCCTTGAACGCCTCGATACTTTAAACCCTGGCTTGATTCTGAAGTTTGGCGGACATGCTATGGCGGCAGGATTATCGCTAGAGCAGGACAAATTTGATGAATTTCGGCAATGTTTCGCTGATTTAGTCGGTGAGTGGATGGATGCTTCACAATTAGAAGGCGTAGTCTGGTCTGATGGTGAACTGAAAGGCAACGATTTATCGATTGAAACGGCAGAGTTGCTTCGCGATGGCGGCCCTTGGGGGCAATCATTCCCAGAACCCACTTTTGATGGCAGATTCCGCATTTTACAACAGCGGCTAGTGGGGGAGCGGCATCTGAAACTTATGGTTGAACCATTAGATGGCGGGCCTTTGCTCGATGGCATCGCGTTTAATATTGATACGACGTTATGGCCTGACAGCAGCGTGCGTGAAGTTAAGCTCGCGTATAAGCTCGATATTAATGAGTTTCGCGGTAACCGCAGTGTCCAGTTGCTGATCCAACATTTGTGGCCTTATTAG